One window of the Fervidobacterium thailandense genome contains the following:
- a CDS encoding DNA-directed RNA polymerase subunit alpha, producing the protein MMQITGRKFRLEEQTEQEDFYYARYSLAPLDKGYAVTIGNTLRRVLLSSIPSFAITDVRFIRPEKYHEFDTIDGVKEDILEILLNLKKVQLRVEAYVESPVKLLIRKKGPCTLTAGDIECPAGVIVANPKHYIATLNEDADIEVELYATFGKGFVPASERNERPEIGWIVLDGVYSPVIKVNWLVENVRVDKRTDFEKLILEIWTKKSIKPAEALKHSLKIIIDHFSFIEQSLTDVEELPIPAIQETVQFTEEFGSVDDYMSRKIEELDLSARSLNCLKRDKIETIGDLLSRTEEDLMKIKNFGQKSLEEVKEKLKEKFGLTLRKGEK; encoded by the coding sequence ATGATGCAGATCACTGGAAGAAAGTTCAGATTGGAAGAACAAACCGAACAGGAAGATTTCTACTACGCGCGCTACTCCCTTGCGCCGCTTGATAAAGGGTACGCTGTTACCATCGGTAACACGCTCAGGAGAGTACTCCTCTCCTCCATCCCAAGTTTTGCGATTACGGATGTAAGGTTCATAAGGCCAGAGAAGTACCACGAGTTCGACACTATAGACGGTGTAAAAGAGGATATCCTGGAGATATTGCTCAACCTGAAGAAGGTTCAGCTTCGCGTCGAAGCTTACGTGGAGTCTCCGGTGAAGCTCCTCATCCGTAAGAAAGGACCGTGTACACTCACGGCTGGTGACATCGAATGCCCGGCTGGTGTAATTGTAGCCAACCCGAAGCATTACATAGCAACGCTGAACGAAGATGCGGATATCGAAGTTGAACTCTACGCAACATTCGGTAAGGGGTTCGTACCGGCGAGCGAGCGGAACGAAAGACCGGAGATCGGTTGGATAGTCCTCGATGGGGTTTACAGCCCGGTCATCAAGGTCAACTGGCTTGTTGAGAACGTGCGTGTTGACAAGAGGACGGACTTTGAAAAACTCATACTCGAAATTTGGACAAAGAAGAGCATAAAACCGGCTGAAGCGTTGAAGCATTCGCTGAAAATCATCATCGACCACTTCTCGTTTATCGAACAGAGCTTGACCGATGTTGAAGAACTACCAATTCCTGCGATTCAAGAAACAGTCCAATTCACCGAAGAGTTCGGTTCTGTGGATGATTACATGTCAAGGAAAATCGAGGAGCTTGACCTTTCGGCACGTTCGCTCAACTGTTTGAAGCGCGACAAAATCGAAACGATCGGTGATCTTCTCTCCAGAACGGAAGAAGATCTCATGAAGATAAAGAACTTCGGTCAAAAATCCCTTGAAGAAGTGAAGGAAAAACTCAAAGAAAAGTTCGGTCTCACGCTCAGAAAGGGGGAAAAGTGA
- the rpsD gene encoding 30S ribosomal protein S4 has translation MARYTGPLCRLCRREGMKLYLKGEKCFSEKCPYDRRPFAPGQHGREKKKLTQYGIQLRAKQTVKRIYGILEKQFRIYYQRAAKQAGDTRENLVVQIERRLDNVVYRLGFAINRRTARQLVNHGHILVNGKKVDIPSYQLRPGDVVSIKESSRGIEPIKKAIELNRGRTVSPWLEVDYDQFKGTYVRHPKLEEVIDLPVDVQAIVEFYSR, from the coding sequence ATGGCGCGATATACAGGACCGTTGTGCAGATTGTGCAGAAGAGAGGGAATGAAGCTTTACCTCAAAGGTGAAAAGTGCTTCAGCGAAAAATGTCCTTACGATAGAAGACCTTTCGCTCCCGGTCAGCACGGAAGGGAGAAGAAGAAACTCACGCAGTACGGTATCCAACTGAGGGCTAAACAGACCGTTAAGAGGATTTACGGTATTCTCGAAAAGCAGTTCAGGATTTACTACCAGAGGGCAGCCAAGCAGGCTGGCGATACACGAGAAAACCTCGTTGTGCAGATCGAAAGGAGACTCGATAACGTTGTTTACAGGCTCGGTTTTGCCATTAACAGGAGGACTGCACGCCAGCTTGTTAACCACGGTCACATACTCGTGAACGGTAAGAAAGTTGACATACCATCTTACCAGCTCAGACCTGGTGATGTTGTTTCCATCAAAGAATCGAGCAGGGGCATCGAGCCAATAAAGAAAGCCATCGAACTCAACAGGGGCAGAACAGTTTCACCGTGGCTTGAGGTAGACTACGACCAGTTCAAAGGAACTTACGTTAGGCACCCGAAACTCGAAGAAGTTATCGATCTTCCGGTTGACGTCCAGGCGATCGTTGAATTCTACTCGAGGTGA
- the rpsK gene encoding 30S ribosomal protein S11 produces MAKGRPTRAKQKKRVATDRGIVHIKSTYNNTIVTLTDPNGNVLTWGSGGTVGFEGTRKGTPYAAQLAADKVAKEAIKMGIKRVDVIVKGPGPGRETAIRTLQAAGLEIDNIRDATPIPFNGCRPPKRRRV; encoded by the coding sequence ATGGCGAAAGGTCGACCAACGAGGGCAAAACAGAAGAAAAGAGTTGCAACCGATAGAGGAATAGTTCATATAAAGTCCACGTACAACAACACAATCGTCACGCTTACAGATCCAAACGGGAACGTTCTCACCTGGGGTAGCGGTGGAACGGTGGGATTCGAAGGAACCAGGAAAGGTACCCCCTATGCAGCACAGCTCGCGGCTGATAAAGTTGCCAAGGAAGCTATCAAGATGGGAATTAAGCGTGTTGACGTTATCGTTAAAGGGCCTGGTCCTGGAAGGGAAACGGCCATCAGAACTTTGCAAGCTGCGGGATTGGAAATCGACAACATCAGAGATGCAACACCAATTCCGTTCAACGGATGTAGACCACCGAAGAGAAGAAGAGTCTAA
- the rpsM gene encoding 30S ribosomal protein S13, which translates to MARIVGVEIPSNKKVHIALRYIYGIGPTRALEICKNTGVDPDKRVKDLTEDEISKISSFIQQNYKVEGELRTEIMRNIKRLIDIGCYRGLRHKLGLPVRGQRTRSNARTRKGPRPSRIKKKK; encoded by the coding sequence ATGGCGCGTATCGTTGGTGTCGAGATACCAAGCAACAAGAAGGTTCACATTGCGCTCAGGTACATCTACGGGATAGGACCCACGAGGGCTCTGGAAATCTGCAAAAACACCGGTGTAGACCCTGACAAGAGGGTTAAGGACCTCACGGAGGACGAGATAAGCAAGATATCCTCTTTCATTCAGCAGAACTACAAAGTTGAAGGTGAATTGAGAACGGAGATAATGAGGAACATAAAGAGGCTTATTGACATCGGATGCTACCGCGGCCTTAGGCACAAACTCGGGCTTCCTGTTAGAGGTCAGAGGACCAGGTCGAATGCTCGAACCAGGAAAGGTCCAAGACCGAGTAGGATTAAGAAGAAGAAATAA
- the rpmJ gene encoding 50S ribosomal protein L36, translating to MKVKASVGKRCEYCKIVKRRGRVYVICKVNPKHNQRQG from the coding sequence ATGAAGGTAAAGGCGTCGGTTGGTAAGAGATGCGAGTATTGCAAGATTGTCAAAAGACGCGGAAGAGTTTACGTTATCTGCAAGGTTAACCCGAAGCACAACCAGAGGCAAGGTTGA
- the infA gene encoding translation initiation factor IF-1 — protein MKNKEDVIRMEGTIVEALPNAMFRVLLDNGHKVLAHVSGKMRKNFIRLVPGDRVIVELTIYDLTRGRIVYRKKVDSRGEEEFEEED, from the coding sequence CTGAAAAACAAGGAAGACGTTATTCGAATGGAAGGTACCATAGTAGAAGCTCTACCGAACGCCATGTTCAGGGTCCTACTTGACAACGGCCACAAAGTTCTTGCCCACGTCTCGGGAAAGATGCGCAAGAACTTCATAAGACTTGTGCCAGGGGACAGGGTTATCGTGGAACTCACGATCTACGACCTCACCAGAGGACGTATAGTTTACAGGAAAAAAGTTGATTCCCGTGGCGAAGAAGAGTTCGAGGAAGAAGATTGA
- the map gene encoding type I methionyl aminopeptidase produces MIRLKTKEEIEKMKVAGQAVATVLIEVTKLIKPGATAFDVELLAEKILRELKCKPAFKGYGGYPYITTVSVNEEVIHGFPLKKKVFKEGDIVSVDVGAVYEGYYGDGAYTYVVGETDEKGWLLVNTTREALENVVRIIKPGIRLGDVSSYIQKYVESRGFGVVRDFVGHGIGRALHEDPQVPNYGKPGTGITLKPGMTLAIEPMVTEGSWHVEVLDDGWTVVTVDGSRAAHFEHTIVVTDEGCEVLTKLV; encoded by the coding sequence ATGATTCGGCTCAAGACTAAGGAAGAGATCGAAAAAATGAAAGTAGCCGGCCAAGCCGTTGCGACGGTACTAATCGAAGTAACGAAGTTGATAAAACCGGGTGCAACGGCATTCGATGTGGAACTACTGGCTGAAAAGATACTCCGTGAACTCAAGTGCAAACCTGCGTTTAAGGGATACGGTGGATACCCATACATCACAACCGTTTCGGTAAACGAGGAAGTCATACACGGCTTTCCGTTGAAAAAAAAGGTCTTCAAAGAGGGCGACATAGTTTCGGTCGACGTTGGAGCTGTGTACGAAGGTTACTACGGAGACGGTGCTTACACTTACGTAGTGGGCGAGACGGATGAAAAGGGTTGGTTGTTGGTAAATACAACACGTGAAGCACTCGAGAACGTAGTCCGTATCATCAAACCAGGAATCAGGCTTGGTGACGTCTCGAGCTATATCCAGAAATACGTAGAATCACGAGGTTTTGGTGTGGTCAGGGATTTTGTTGGTCATGGAATAGGCAGGGCACTTCACGAGGATCCGCAGGTACCGAATTACGGAAAACCTGGAACGGGAATAACCTTGAAACCGGGAATGACGCTTGCTATAGAACCTATGGTTACCGAAGGCAGCTGGCACGTGGAAGTTTTGGACGATGGTTGGACGGTTGTTACTGTGGATGGATCCAGGGCGGCACATTTTGAACACACCATCGTGGTAACGGATGAAGGATGCGAAGTGCTTACGAAACTTGTTTGA
- a CDS encoding adenylate kinase, with protein MNLIFLGPPGAGKGTYAKHVSQKYGIPHISTGDIFREAIANGTELGRKVQDIVNSGQLVPDEITNALVEERLAKEDCVNGFILDGYPRTIPQALALDEMLKKLHKELHGAIYFEVDEETVVKRISTRRVCSSCGRVYNVITLPPKVEGVCDECGGTLIQRDDDKEDVVRNRYRVYIEKTSPLIEYYRNQNKLFTLDGRKSVEEVVELLFNILGGIK; from the coding sequence GTGAATCTCATTTTTCTCGGACCACCAGGTGCTGGAAAAGGTACGTACGCGAAACACGTATCACAAAAATACGGAATACCGCACATATCCACTGGAGACATATTCAGGGAAGCAATTGCCAACGGTACAGAGTTGGGAAGGAAAGTACAGGATATTGTCAATTCGGGCCAACTCGTTCCCGATGAAATAACGAACGCACTTGTCGAGGAAAGGTTGGCGAAAGAAGATTGCGTAAACGGTTTCATACTCGACGGGTACCCGAGAACAATTCCGCAAGCACTCGCGCTTGATGAAATGCTCAAAAAGCTGCACAAAGAGCTTCACGGAGCTATTTACTTTGAAGTGGACGAAGAAACGGTGGTCAAAAGGATTTCCACAAGGAGAGTTTGTAGTTCGTGTGGTCGTGTTTACAACGTCATCACCCTCCCACCGAAGGTCGAAGGTGTGTGCGATGAATGTGGAGGAACGCTTATACAACGCGACGACGATAAAGAAGATGTGGTAAGGAACAGGTACCGTGTCTACATCGAAAAGACATCACCGTTAATCGAGTATTATAGAAATCAAAACAAACTTTTTACCTTAGATGGAAGAAAAAGTGTGGAAGAAGTTGTTGAGTTGTTGTTTAATATACTGGGTGGTATCAAATAG
- the secY gene encoding preprotein translocase subunit SecY, which yields MWKALRNAMRIPEVRDRVIFTFLMLLVFRLGIYVPVPGINIKAWGEALSKQGTGLAGGVLSFYDVFTGGAFSRFSVFSMSVTPYINASIIMQLLASIIPSLKELLKQGEEGRKKYQRYTKNLTLGLATLQSFVVSFGLARSYEGIVVVNTWLFSFVSTLSLVAGTMFLLWIGDRITERGIGNGVSILIFAGIVSRYPAYFRTAVLGNLNIFGWIFLIAIALLMVVAIIYVQQAERRIKIEYATRMVGRRIYGGTSTYLPIKINHSGVIPIIFAWAIISIPEAIAQITQAQWAIKLFSMQSPLMITLYALLIFFFTYFYSVVVIDPRDISENIKRYGGFIPGIRAGKPTEEYITYVVNRVTFIGAVFLVAISLLPYVVEGITRVNIWLGGTSALIAVGVALDIAQQLEAHLIMRNYEGFVKKGKIAGRR from the coding sequence ATGTGGAAAGCGCTCAGAAATGCAATGCGAATTCCGGAAGTGAGGGATAGGGTAATCTTTACATTCCTTATGCTTCTTGTCTTCAGGCTTGGTATCTACGTCCCGGTACCTGGCATCAACATCAAAGCTTGGGGGGAGGCGCTTTCCAAACAGGGCACCGGCTTGGCCGGTGGCGTTCTTAGTTTTTACGACGTCTTCACCGGTGGTGCCTTCAGCAGATTTTCGGTTTTTTCGATGAGTGTTACACCATACATCAACGCCTCAATTATCATGCAACTCCTTGCTTCTATAATCCCATCGTTGAAGGAACTTTTAAAACAAGGAGAAGAGGGTAGGAAGAAATACCAAAGGTACACGAAGAACTTGACGCTTGGACTTGCAACGCTCCAATCGTTTGTTGTTTCTTTCGGACTTGCGAGGAGCTACGAGGGTATAGTTGTGGTCAACACATGGCTCTTCTCGTTCGTTTCAACGCTCTCGCTCGTTGCCGGTACGATGTTCCTACTCTGGATCGGTGATAGGATTACTGAACGCGGAATTGGAAACGGTGTGAGTATACTGATCTTTGCTGGTATCGTATCGAGGTATCCTGCGTACTTCAGAACGGCCGTTTTGGGTAACCTGAACATCTTCGGTTGGATCTTCCTGATAGCAATCGCGTTACTGATGGTCGTTGCAATCATCTACGTCCAGCAGGCTGAAAGAAGGATCAAGATCGAGTACGCCACGAGGATGGTCGGTCGCAGGATATACGGCGGAACGAGCACGTACTTACCGATAAAGATTAACCACTCGGGAGTTATTCCAATTATCTTTGCGTGGGCCATCATCAGCATACCTGAAGCAATCGCACAAATAACGCAAGCCCAGTGGGCTATAAAGCTCTTCAGCATGCAGAGTCCGCTGATGATAACCCTTTACGCACTTTTGATATTCTTCTTTACGTACTTCTACAGTGTCGTAGTTATAGACCCACGTGACATATCCGAAAACATCAAGAGGTACGGTGGATTCATCCCCGGAATCAGAGCGGGAAAGCCAACGGAAGAGTACATCACCTACGTGGTAAACAGAGTCACGTTCATAGGTGCGGTCTTTTTGGTTGCGATCTCCCTACTTCCGTACGTTGTTGAAGGTATCACGAGGGTTAACATCTGGCTTGGTGGTACCAGCGCATTGATAGCAGTAGGTGTTGCGCTCGACATAGCTCAACAACTCGAAGCTCACTTGATCATGAGAAATTACGAAGGATTCGTTAAGAAGGGTAAAATAGCTGGCAGACGCTAA
- the rplO gene encoding 50S ribosomal protein L15 gives MSEILRIEDLKPTPGSNKKFKRVGRGQGSGKGKTAGRGHKGQKARGTGKVHPWFEGGQTPLHRRLPKFGFKNFNKKIYAIVNLDTLDAKFESNDVVTPEVLLERGIIDKLYDGLKVLGRGELTKPLVVKAHKFSESAREKIEKVGGKVEVI, from the coding sequence ATGTCTGAAATTCTCAGAATAGAGGATCTCAAACCAACACCAGGTTCGAACAAGAAGTTCAAACGAGTCGGTAGAGGTCAGGGTTCTGGAAAGGGTAAGACCGCTGGAAGGGGACACAAAGGTCAGAAGGCCAGGGGTACGGGAAAGGTTCATCCATGGTTTGAAGGTGGTCAAACGCCACTTCACAGAAGGCTTCCAAAGTTCGGATTCAAGAACTTTAACAAGAAAATCTACGCTATCGTCAACCTTGACACACTCGATGCGAAATTTGAAAGCAACGACGTTGTTACTCCGGAAGTGTTACTCGAAAGGGGTATAATTGACAAACTCTACGACGGTCTTAAAGTCCTCGGCAGGGGTGAGCTAACAAAACCACTTGTGGTAAAGGCACACAAATTCAGCGAATCCGCGAGGGAAAAGATCGAGAAGGTTGGCGGTAAGGTTGAGGTGATTTAA
- the rpmD gene encoding 50S ribosomal protein L30: MKKLKITLVRSPIGYKYDQKDTVRRLGLRKMHQTVIKDDTPQIRGMINKVKHLLKVEEIEA, from the coding sequence ATGAAGAAGCTTAAGATAACCCTTGTGAGAAGTCCTATCGGTTACAAGTACGATCAAAAAGACACGGTCAGACGTTTGGGACTTAGGAAAATGCACCAGACTGTGATTAAAGACGACACCCCGCAGATTAGGGGAATGATAAACAAGGTCAAACACCTTCTCAAGGTTGAAGAAATCGAGGCTTGA
- the rpsE gene encoding 30S ribosomal protein S5 gives MAEIAEKIRQAGETFEERIIEIRRTTKVTKGGKNLSFRVLAVVGNRNGKVGIGVGKAREVPDAIRKALVSARRNLIEVPVVKGTIPHEVVGKQDAAKILMKPAAPGTGIIANGTVRAILELAGVQNVLTKAMGSTNPVVLAQATINGIKNLFSIEKIAALRDITPAEVVRGVKREG, from the coding sequence GTGGCCGAAATTGCCGAAAAGATTAGACAAGCCGGTGAAACTTTTGAAGAGAGGATAATCGAAATCAGGAGAACAACGAAGGTTACAAAGGGTGGAAAGAACCTTTCGTTCAGGGTACTTGCGGTCGTTGGAAACAGAAACGGAAAAGTTGGTATTGGCGTTGGTAAAGCCAGGGAAGTTCCGGACGCAATCAGGAAGGCGTTGGTCAGTGCAAGGCGCAACCTCATCGAAGTGCCCGTTGTGAAGGGTACGATTCCACATGAAGTCGTTGGTAAACAAGATGCTGCAAAGATTCTCATGAAGCCCGCAGCACCTGGTACCGGTATCATTGCCAACGGTACGGTACGCGCGATCCTTGAACTTGCCGGTGTTCAGAACGTCTTGACGAAAGCCATGGGTTCAACGAATCCTGTTGTTTTAGCACAAGCTACGATCAACGGTATTAAGAACCTCTTCTCGATCGAAAAAATCGCCGCGTTGAGGGATATAACACCAGCCGAAGTAGTTCGCGGTGTCAAAAGGGAGGGGTAA
- the rplR gene encoding 50S ribosomal protein L18, with product MIKKEDRRKLRLMRHKRIRKKIFGTPERPRLSVFRSEKHIYAQIIDDTKGITLAAASTTEKALREKLQKTWNIEAAKEVGKLIAERALAKGIKEVVFDRGGFKYHGRVKALADAAREAGLKF from the coding sequence GTGATTAAGAAAGAAGACCGCAGAAAATTGAGGCTGATGAGGCATAAAAGGATCAGAAAGAAAATATTTGGAACTCCCGAAAGGCCAAGACTTTCGGTTTTCAGGAGCGAAAAGCACATATACGCACAGATAATTGACGATACGAAAGGCATAACTCTTGCCGCCGCTTCAACAACTGAGAAGGCGCTGCGTGAAAAGCTGCAGAAAACATGGAACATCGAAGCTGCGAAAGAAGTCGGGAAACTTATCGCTGAAAGGGCATTAGCAAAAGGAATAAAAGAAGTTGTTTTCGATCGCGGTGGCTTCAAGTACCACGGAAGAGTCAAAGCCCTTGCGGATGCTGCAAGGGAAGCTGGACTCAAGTTCTAA
- the rplF gene encoding 50S ribosomal protein L6, with amino-acid sequence MSRIAKKPVVLPSNVQVTVTDSEIKVKGPKGELKLQMHPFVTVSVEGNEVWVRPNLSVMKRKADEKKFKAMTGTYWRLINNMVIGVTEGFKKELEIVGVGYRAQLQGNKLIMNLGFAHPVEMDIPSDIKVEVPAPNRIIVSGIDKQRVGQFAADIRRWREPNVYSGKGIKYVDEVIRLKEGKKA; translated from the coding sequence ATGTCTCGTATAGCTAAAAAGCCCGTTGTTTTGCCAAGTAACGTTCAGGTTACCGTCACCGACTCTGAAATAAAAGTCAAAGGGCCAAAGGGTGAACTCAAACTTCAAATGCACCCGTTCGTGACGGTGAGTGTCGAAGGAAATGAAGTTTGGGTTAGACCCAACCTCTCTGTAATGAAGAGGAAGGCCGATGAGAAGAAGTTCAAAGCGATGACTGGCACGTACTGGAGACTTATCAACAACATGGTCATCGGCGTTACCGAAGGTTTCAAGAAGGAACTTGAAATCGTCGGTGTAGGTTACAGGGCGCAACTCCAAGGAAACAAACTCATCATGAACCTCGGTTTTGCACATCCTGTTGAGATGGACATTCCATCAGATATAAAAGTTGAAGTTCCAGCTCCCAACAGAATCATTGTCAGTGGTATCGACAAGCAGAGGGTTGGACAATTTGCTGCGGACATCAGACGCTGGAGAGAGCCGAACGTCTACAGCGGTAAAGGTATCAAGTACGTTGACGAGGTAATCAGACTCAAAGAAGGAAAGAAAGCATAA
- the rpsH gene encoding 30S ribosomal protein S8, with the protein MWSDPIADMLTRIRNANLVFKEQVDVPASNLKKAIADILVREGFIKGYTYIEDGKQGILRIQMKYKGTRKNRERVIHGIVRVSKPGRRIYVGKNNLPRVKNGLGIAIISTSKGVLTDKEAKELGVGGEVIAYVW; encoded by the coding sequence GTGTGGAGCGATCCAATAGCTGACATGCTTACAAGAATAAGGAACGCAAACCTCGTTTTCAAGGAACAGGTCGATGTTCCGGCATCGAACTTGAAGAAGGCTATTGCTGACATACTCGTTCGCGAAGGTTTCATCAAAGGTTACACGTACATCGAGGACGGTAAACAAGGGATTCTCAGAATCCAGATGAAGTACAAAGGTACAAGGAAGAACAGGGAAAGAGTTATCCACGGAATTGTTAGGGTTTCGAAACCTGGTAGAAGAATTTACGTTGGAAAGAACAATCTCCCGAGAGTTAAGAACGGTCTTGGAATAGCGATCATCTCCACCTCCAAAGGTGTTCTTACCGACAAAGAAGCGAAGGAACTTGGAGTCGGTGGAGAAGTCATCGCTTACGTTTGGTAA
- a CDS encoding type Z 30S ribosomal protein S14 codes for MAKKSMIERWKKPKKFKVREYTRCHICGRPRSVYREFGICRVCFRRLANEGKLPGVKKASW; via the coding sequence ATGGCAAAGAAATCAATGATTGAAAGATGGAAAAAGCCGAAGAAATTCAAAGTGAGAGAGTACACAAGGTGCCACATCTGCGGTAGACCCAGATCAGTTTACAGAGAATTCGGAATCTGCAGGGTTTGCTTCAGGAGACTCGCTAACGAAGGAAAATTGCCCGGCGTTAAGAAGGCAAGCTGGTAA
- the rplE gene encoding 50S ribosomal protein L5, giving the protein MAYEYVPLKEKYLKEVVPAMMKEFGYKNVLEVPRLVKVVINMGIGEGARNKEIIETHAKELSQITGQKPVITKARKSISNFKVRKGMTIGVKVTLRGPRMYNFVYKLINLVLPKVRDFRGLNPNSFDGRGNYSFGLTEQLVFPEISPDQVKRIQGMDIIIVTTAKKDEEARRLLELLGFPFRKQ; this is encoded by the coding sequence ATGGCCTACGAATACGTTCCGCTTAAAGAGAAGTACCTGAAAGAAGTAGTGCCCGCAATGATGAAAGAGTTTGGATACAAAAACGTTTTGGAAGTACCCAGGTTGGTCAAAGTAGTTATCAACATGGGTATTGGTGAGGGTGCAAGGAACAAGGAAATAATCGAGACACATGCCAAGGAGCTTTCGCAAATAACTGGTCAGAAGCCCGTTATAACGAAGGCCAGGAAGAGTATCTCCAACTTCAAGGTCAGAAAAGGAATGACCATAGGTGTCAAGGTAACACTCAGAGGTCCGAGGATGTACAACTTCGTTTACAAGCTCATCAACCTCGTACTCCCGAAAGTTAGGGACTTCAGGGGACTTAATCCGAACTCTTTCGATGGTAGGGGTAACTACAGCTTCGGTTTGACCGAACAACTTGTTTTTCCTGAAATCTCGCCGGACCAAGTGAAAAGAATCCAAGGTATGGATATCATCATCGTTACAACGGCAAAGAAGGATGAAGAGGCACGAAGGCTTCTTGAGCTCCTCGGCTTCCCATTCAGAAAGCAATGA
- the rplX gene encoding 50S ribosomal protein L24, with protein MAQKIKKGDTVQVISGRDKGKRGEVIQVMPKEQKLIVRGVNIVKRHQRPTGQLRQGGIIEKEAPMYWSKVMLVCPSCDKPTRVGFKFLEDGTKVRYCKKCGEIIDKK; from the coding sequence ATGGCGCAGAAGATCAAAAAAGGTGACACCGTGCAAGTAATTTCCGGTAGGGATAAAGGCAAAAGAGGCGAAGTCATCCAGGTCATGCCCAAGGAACAAAAACTCATCGTCAGAGGTGTAAACATCGTAAAAAGACACCAGAGACCAACGGGACAACTCAGACAAGGTGGAATCATAGAAAAAGAAGCCCCGATGTACTGGTCAAAGGTCATGCTCGTGTGCCCAAGCTGTGACAAACCAACGAGAGTGGGATTCAAATTCCTCGAAGACGGTACAAAAGTCAGATACTGTAAAAAGTGCGGGGAAATAATAGATAAAAAGTAA
- the rplN gene encoding 50S ribosomal protein L14 → MIQNETYLVAADNSGAKVLRVIRVLGGSHKKYGTVGDIVVCSVREAVPHTDLKKGDIVKAVIVRTKKEIRRPDGSYIRFDDNAAVVLDKFNQPKGTRVFGPVARELREKGFMKIVSLAPEVW, encoded by the coding sequence ATGATACAGAACGAAACCTACCTCGTGGCGGCTGACAATTCAGGTGCGAAAGTCTTGAGGGTGATTAGGGTTCTCGGAGGTTCGCACAAGAAATACGGAACGGTTGGCGATATCGTAGTTTGCAGCGTTAGGGAAGCGGTACCACACACAGATTTGAAGAAGGGTGACATAGTTAAAGCGGTTATCGTGAGGACGAAGAAGGAAATCAGAAGACCGGATGGAAGTTACATAAGGTTCGACGACAACGCAGCCGTCGTTTTGGACAAGTTCAATCAACCGAAGGGAACGCGTGTTTTCGGGCCAGTGGCAAGGGAACTTAGGGAAAAGGGATTCATGAAGATAGTTTCTCTTGCACCAGAAGTATGGTAA
- the rpsQ gene encoding 30S ribosomal protein S17 has protein sequence MPRKRFIGVVVSDKMDKTVTVKVERLVKHPKFGKYVKRSKKFYAHDENNECRVGDIVEIEESRPLSKLKRWVVIRIVERSKLGEQLQTPEFEEEVAELEGGREQ, from the coding sequence ATGCCGAGGAAAAGATTTATCGGAGTCGTTGTAAGTGACAAAATGGATAAAACTGTAACTGTTAAGGTCGAAAGACTCGTAAAACACCCGAAGTTCGGAAAATACGTCAAGAGATCAAAGAAGTTCTACGCACACGATGAGAACAACGAGTGCAGGGTTGGCGACATCGTTGAAATCGAAGAATCCAGACCACTCAGCAAACTCAAGAGATGGGTTGTAATAAGGATCGTTGAAAGGTCCAAGTTGGGAGAACAGTTGCAAACGCCTGAGTTCGAGGAAGAAGTCGCGGAACTTGAAGGGGGTAGAGAACAATGA
- the rpmC gene encoding 50S ribosomal protein L29: protein MKPAELRNMSNEELLKLLEEKKRTLMNLRFQNALGELRDFSLIQKTKKDIARIKTILRERELGIRR, encoded by the coding sequence ATGAAGCCAGCTGAACTCAGGAATATGTCGAACGAGGAATTGTTGAAACTCTTAGAAGAAAAGAAGAGAACACTTATGAATCTGAGATTCCAGAACGCTCTTGGTGAATTGAGAGACTTCAGTCTCATCCAGAAAACGAAGAAAGATATAGCAAGGATCAAGACTATTCTCCGCGAGCGTGAACTGGGCATAAGGAGGTAA